The Flavobacteriales bacterium genome contains the following window.
TTGGATAATATTAACAGGACAAGCTTCAGCGGCTCTTTTATTCTCATCAAACTCAGAATTATCGACTCTTGCTGTATAAAAGCCTTTTTTATTGACTCCTCCTAATAGTGTTGCCTTACCATCTTTTTTAGACATTCTCCAATGGTTATAAGCCAACTCAACACAGTAGTTGCACCCTATACATTTTTCTCTCTGATGTGATATTACAACCATAAGTTATGCTTAATCATTCACTTCTTCAGCAGCAACGACTTTATATAATTTATCTGATGAACGAATCACCTTATCTACAAAGAAAGTCACTTCTTCTCCTCTTTTAGCAACATCAACAACCTCGTTATTTACACGCATTTCCTCTACTGTTGTTTCTATAACTCCAGTAGTTGGTCCGGTAATTAAGATCTTATCTCCTTTGCTTAAGAATTGAGCCTCTATTTTAAACTCTCCTATTTGAGGTTTACCATAGTAGTGTAGTCCTTTTCCTAAAAACACTTTTTTTACCGTTGCTTTTGACCCACTTGCATCGGTCCATTCTCCCAACTCTTGTCCTAAGAAATAACCTCCCCAAAAACCTCTATTATAAACTGTTTCTAGTCGTGAAAACCATTCTTTTACTTTTTCAGGCGTATAAGTCCCCTCATAATAGGCATCAATGGCTTCACGATAGGCTTTAATTGTTGTTGCCACATATTCTGGTGCTCTACCTCTTCCTTCTATTTTTAACACAGAAATTCCTGTATCAATTAATTGGTCTAGGAAATCAATTGTACACAAATCTTTTGGAGACATAATGTACTCATTGTCTAACTCCAATTCATGTCCATCCTCTAGGTCTACTACTTTATATTTTCTTCGGCAATTCTGTACACAAGCTCCTCTGTTAGCAGACGAGTTGGATGTATGTAAACTTAAATAGCATTTCCCAGATACAGCCATACAAAGTGCTCCATGTCCAAACACTTCTATTTTAACCAATTCGCCATTTGGACCTCTAACATCTTCTTTTTTTACAGCATCACAAATTTCTTTGACTTGACGTAAACTCAACTCACGAGAAAGTACCATAACATTGGCAAACAATGCATAAAACTTAACGGTTTCAATATTAGTAACATTCAACTGTGTTGAAATATGCACATCTACACCTTGCGACTTAGCATATCCGATAACAGCTTGATCAGAAGCAATAATCGCTGTAATCCCTGCTTCTTTCACACGATTAACGACTGTTTTAATCAACGATAAATCGTGGTTATAGATAATAGCATTGAGTGTTAAGTAAGAACGAACTCCTCTTTCGTTACAGCGCTCTGCAATTTCTTCCAAATCACCTAATGTAAAATTCATGGTCGCTCTCGCACGCATATTTAATTGGTCGACACCAAAATATACCGAATCAGCTCCATTGTCTAAAGCTGCTTGTAATGAATCGAACCCTCCAGCAGGGGCCATTAGCTCTAATTTCTCTACTTTACTCATAATTCTGCAAAGAAAATGAATTATTTTCTTTTTCGCTGTGTTAAAAATCTGAATTTATCTAAAATTAATATCTTTGATTTAAAATCACTGCCGAATAAAACAATGGATATTCAAAACCTCATTTCTTTTATAGAAAACTACACCTCTCTTTCTGATGCAGTAAAATCAAAGTTGGAAGATGTTGCTTTTATTAAAACTTTCAAAAAAAATGAGCTTATCCTTTCTGAGGGTAGAACGGCTAAGTTTTTATATTTCAACACAATGGGGACCGTCAGAACATTCTATTATTTAGACGGTAAAGATGTTACACAATGGATTTATCCTCAAGGCTCTTTCTTTACTTCATGGCACAGTTATTTAGCACAAGAACCATCTAAAGAATCGGTTCAAGCTATAGCTCCTGTCTCTGCAATTGGAATAAGTTATAACAACTGGGAGCTACTCTGCAATGAATTTCATGAAATCAATACTTTTTTGAGGCTGCTATATGCACACCATCTTTCTTCAATTCATGATTTTTACAAGGGGTATTATTTCCTTACAGCTAAAGAAAAATATGCATTGCTACTCAACGTATTTCCTGAGATTATCCTAACAAGTAATCTAGGATATATCGCTTCTATGCTGGGAATATCTCAAGAGACATTGAGCAGAATACGTCGTAACTAAACAACACCTTACCAATAAACACCTTCACTCAAAGCTCAACCACTTTGCGTATAAATAATATTAAAAAGTACGTACAATATTAAAACCAAAAAAGACATCTCCCTCAGTCCAACTGCCTTCTGCATTAGAAAGAAAACCTGGTTCATTGGAAGATTGCGCATTCGAAAACAACAGTTGAAAAACATGTCCTCCTGTTTCCAAATCTACTCCTATGGTAAACGGGTCGTTATAAACCGATTCTTCTGCTCTACTCAGGTTTATCGCATAATCCATATTTAGAGATACTCGGTTACTAATTTTGTAACGTCCACCCAATCCTACAACAATTTGTTCATGGCTTTGAAAAGGTTCTAAAACTAAATTTTGTCTGACGTAAGAAGGAGCTATCTCTAACGATAATTTTTTGGTAAAACGTTTAGAAACCAACAATTGACTGGTATAACTATAACGGTCCCAATGCTTCATTAAAGGGTATTGCTGTTTGCTCAACAAAGTGTTAATATTTACCGTAAAATAACTTGAGATATTTACTCCTCCATCACTTCCTTGTTCAAGGTGTTTTAACTTTAAAGATCCGGCATAAGTTCTACGTAAAGACTCCCTACTTAGCCCCAGTTGAATATGGTTAGACAAACCATAAATCATTTGGATTTTAGTATTGGCATTATCTAACCCAAAAAAGGTTGAAACCCCATCTTGCAATGTTCCAAAACGATGGGAGACATACATATAAAGGTCTTTCTTTTTAGCCACTTTAGTCGATTGAAGGTTCCCGATCTTCATTGCCTTAAAAGCTGGGATTATATATTCTGGCTCTTCCATTATTTCCGCTTCTAACGAATTCAGTAAATCGTCATCTTGGCTATATCCTTGAACCACAATTAAACTTATTAATATTCCTATTATTGATTTCATTACCTGTTTATTTTACAATTTCACATTGATCTAACTTCACTTCTTCCATTAACTCATCATACCCAATAAATCGCCCAATTAAAACAACCTTATCATGTACCTTATAATTACTCGGCACTTCGTTTAACTGACAAAACGTGGTATGATTTAATTGGATGGTAGTACTATCTATCCCTGTAATTTCATCTGCTAATTGCACTGCTTTATTGGTCCATAAAACAGCATTATTACCTTGATTTAAAGAATCCAACAAACCATTGGTATCTCCTGTATAACTCAACTCAAGATCTTCGACACCATCATGACTTTGATACAGGTATTGATATACTCCTATTGTGATGAGTACTGCGGCTCCTAAAACCACTAAGATGATTTCATTTTTTGTTAAGGACATAGTTCAATTTTATTATTATTTCATCTGCTATTTTATTCCCTACAATGGAAGGAATTTCTATTTTAAAATCTTCTGGTTTAACCTTAAAGGTAGATCGAGCTATAATCTCTCCCTTAACCTTTTTGAGTTTTACCAATGTTTTAATGGGTTGTTCGACACCTTTTATCGTTATAGTTCCATGTAGTGGATATTCCTTTTCTTTTGCAGTTAACGCACTTAAGTTAAAACCGCTAATTTTTCCTTTGAATTTTGCTTTAGGATAAAGGTCAGTATCCATATAGTTTTCGTTAAAATGCTCTTCCATCAATGCGATT
Protein-coding sequences here:
- a CDS encoding Crp/Fnr family transcriptional regulator; this translates as MDIQNLISFIENYTSLSDAVKSKLEDVAFIKTFKKNELILSEGRTAKFLYFNTMGTVRTFYYLDGKDVTQWIYPQGSFFTSWHSYLAQEPSKESVQAIAPVSAIGISYNNWELLCNEFHEINTFLRLLYAHHLSSIHDFYKGYYFLTAKEKYALLLNVFPEIILTSNLGYIASMLGISQETLSRIRRN
- a CDS encoding DUF5777 family beta-barrel protein gives rise to the protein MKSIIGILISLIVVQGYSQDDDLLNSLEAEIMEEPEYIIPAFKAMKIGNLQSTKVAKKKDLYMYVSHRFGTLQDGVSTFFGLDNANTKIQMIYGLSNHIQLGLSRESLRRTYAGSLKLKHLEQGSDGGVNISSYFTVNINTLLSKQQYPLMKHWDRYSYTSQLLVSKRFTKKLSLEIAPSYVRQNLVLEPFQSHEQIVVGLGGRYKISNRVSLNMDYAINLSRAEESVYNDPFTIGVDLETGGHVFQLLFSNAQSSNEPGFLSNAEGSWTEGDVFFGFNIVRTF
- a CDS encoding ferredoxin, which codes for MVVISHQREKCIGCNYCVELAYNHWRMSKKDGKATLLGGVNKKGFYTARVDNSEFDENKRAAEACPVNIIQVKMI
- a CDS encoding U32 family peptidase; this translates as MSKVEKLELMAPAGGFDSLQAALDNGADSVYFGVDQLNMRARATMNFTLGDLEEIAERCNERGVRSYLTLNAIIYNHDLSLIKTVVNRVKEAGITAIIASDQAVIGYAKSQGVDVHISTQLNVTNIETVKFYALFANVMVLSRELSLRQVKEICDAVKKEDVRGPNGELVKIEVFGHGALCMAVSGKCYLSLHTSNSSANRGACVQNCRRKYKVVDLEDGHELELDNEYIMSPKDLCTIDFLDQLIDTGISVLKIEGRGRAPEYVATTIKAYREAIDAYYEGTYTPEKVKEWFSRLETVYNRGFWGGYFLGQELGEWTDASGSKATVKKVFLGKGLHYYGKPQIGEFKIEAQFLSKGDKILITGPTTGVIETTVEEMRVNNEVVDVAKRGEEVTFFVDKVIRSSDKLYKVVAAEEVND
- a CDS encoding YceI family protein produces the protein MRKLIIIGIGLLYAGIISAQKYYTKTGETTFSGSKESFEPVEAINKSTTAILNVETGDVAALVFIRAFKFEIALMEEHFNENYMDTDLYPKAKFKGKISGFNLSALTAKEKEYPLHGTITIKGVEQPIKTLVKLKKVKGEIIARSTFKVKPEDFKIEIPSIVGNKIADEIIIKLNYVLNKK